The Haemorhous mexicanus isolate bHaeMex1 chromosome 5, bHaeMex1.pri, whole genome shotgun sequence genome contains a region encoding:
- the NAGA gene encoding alpha-N-acetylgalactosaminidase — protein sequence MEAMVLSGLALALALPSVALENGLARTPPMGWMSWERFRCNVDCQADPRNCISEQLFFEMADRLAEDGWRELGYEYINIDDCWSAKQRDAAGQLVPDPKRFPSGIKALADYVHARGLKLGIYGDLGIFTCGGYPGTMLENVKQDAQTFAAWGVDMLKLDGCYSSAEEQAKGYPEMARALNATGRPVVYSCSWPAYQGGLPPKVNYTILAEICNLWRNYDDIQDSWDSVLSIVDWFFTNQDVLQPAAGPGHWNDPDMLIIGNFGLSYEQSRSQMALWTVMAAPLLMSTDLRTISPSAKEILQNHLMIQINQDPLGIQGRRIVKEKSQIEVFLRPLSRAASALVFFSRRTDMPFRYTTNLAKLHFPEDAVYEVQDVYVGKIVGALRTADNFSVVINPSGVVMWYLRPMALPLQLWHVARQQVPGEGFHPALL from the exons ATGGAGGCGATGGTACTGAGCgggctggccctggccctggcgCTGCCCTCCGTGGCCCTGGAGAACGGGCTGGCGCGCACTCCCCCCATGGGCTGGATGTCCTGGGAGAGGTTCCGCTGCAACGTGGACTGCCAGGCGGATCCCCGCAACTGCATCAG CGAGCAGCTCTTCTTCGAGATGGCAGACCGGCTGGCAGAGGAcggctggagggagctgggctaCGAGTACATCAACATCGATGACTGCTGGTCTGCCAAGCAGCGGGATGCGGCCGGACAGCTGGTTCCCGACCCCAAGAGATTTCCCAGCGGAATTAAGGCTCTGGCTGACTAT GTCCATGCCAGGGGCCTGAAGCTGGGCATTTATGGTGACCTGGGCATCTTCACCTGTGGGGGCTACCCAGGCACCATGTTGGAAAACGTGAAGCAGGATGCCCAGACCTTTGCAGCGTGGGGTGTGGACATGCTGAAGCTGGATGGGTGCTACTCGTCCGCAGAGGAGCAGGCAAAGG GATACCCAGAAATGGCGAGGGCATTGAACGCCACAGGCCGCCCCGTTGTTTACTCCTGCAGCTGGCCAGCATACCAGGGAGGTCTTCCCCCCAAG GTGAACTACACCATCCTGGCAGAGATCTGCAACCTGTGGCGTAACTATGACGACATCCAGGACTCCTGGGACAGTGTCCTTTCCATTGTGGACTGGTTCTTCACAAACCAGGACGTGCTGCAGCCGGCAGCTGGCCCCGGCCACTGGAACGACCCGGACATG CTCATCATTGGAAACTTTGGCCTGAGCTACGAGCAGTCACGCTCCCAAATGGCTTTGTGGACAGTGATGGCAGCTCCGCTCCTCATGTCCACGGATCTCCGCACCATCTCCCCCAGTGCCAAGGAGATCCTGCAGAACCACCTGATGATCCAGATCAACCAGGACCCCCTGGGAATCCAGGGGCGCAGGATTGTCAAG GAGAAATCCCAGATCGAGGTGTTTCTGCGCCCACTGTCGCGGGCTGCCAGCGCCCTTGTGTTCTTCAGCCGGAGGACAGACATGCCCTTCCGCTACACTACCAACCTGGCCAAGCTCCACTTCCCTGAGGATGCTGTGTATGAG GTACAAGACGTGTATGTCGGGAAGATCGTTGGGGCCTTAAGAACAGCAGACAACTTCTCAGTCGTTATTAACCCCTCGGGGGTGGTGATGTGGTATCTCCGTCCCATGGCACTCCCGCTACAACTCTGGCATGTTGCCAGACAGCAGGTCCCTGGTGAGGGTTTCCACCCAGCCCTTCTGTGA